One segment of Candidatus Blochmannia ocreatus DNA contains the following:
- the secG gene encoding preprotein translocase subunit SecG has product MYHFLLVLFVIIAVVLILLIILQQNKHNDSGGIFGNRSLGNVLHSSNFGDGITRIIVILAILFFLISLLLGNINSKQNKSVIQTNIRNTTVLNK; this is encoded by the coding sequence ATGTATCACTTTTTATTAGTATTATTTGTAATAATAGCGGTAGTCTTGATTTTATTAATTATATTACAACAAAATAAACATAATGATTCAGGAGGAATCTTTGGTAATCGTTCTTTAGGAAATGTATTACATTCATCTAACTTTGGAGATGGTATAACTCGCATTATAGTAATTTTAGCTATATTGTTTTTTTTAATTAGTTTGTTATTAGGTAATATAAATAGTAAACAAAATAAAAGTGTTATACAAACGAATATAAGAAACACAACTGTTTTAAATAAATAA
- the rpsO gene encoding 30S ribosomal protein S15 — protein MSCNIKKKIEIISEFGRNSKDTGTTEVQIALLTQRIDYLKNHFLMHKKDFHGRRGLLKIVSKRRRLLKYLKENYILRYANVIRSLKLRH, from the coding sequence ATGTCGTGTAATATTAAAAAAAAAATTGAGATAATTTCTGAATTTGGTCGAAATAGTAAAGATACTGGTACTACTGAAGTGCAAATTGCTTTATTAACCCAACGTATTGACTACTTAAAGAATCATTTTTTAATGCATAAAAAAGATTTTCATGGGCGACGAGGATTACTTAAAATAGTTTCAAAAAGAAGAAGATTGTTAAAATATTTGAAAGAAAATTATATATTACGTTATGCTAATGTAATTAGGTCCTTAAAATTAAGGCATTAG
- the rbfA gene encoding 30S ribosome-binding factor RbfA, producing MYFQNNYRSQRVAQEIHRKISVILQHNINDINIDIPTISGVTVSKDLKYANVFVTFFNKNNLEEANNSIIRLQRAARCIRFLLAKILYLRVMPVLFFKYDNSLIEGARICNLIINTKQPITITQKKKKNKIDFSEFKDIKIF from the coding sequence ATGTATTTTCAAAACAATTATCGTTCTCAACGTGTTGCACAAGAAATACATAGAAAAATCTCCGTTATATTACAACATAATATAAATGATATTAATATTGATATTCCTACAATTTCTGGAGTGACAGTTTCTAAAGATTTAAAATACGCTAATGTGTTTGTAACTTTTTTTAATAAAAATAATTTAGAAGAGGCTAACAATTCTATTATTAGACTACAACGTGCAGCAAGATGTATTAGATTCCTTTTGGCTAAAATTTTATATTTACGTGTAATGCCAGTGTTGTTTTTTAAATATGATAATTCTTTAATAGAAGGTGCTAGAATTTGCAATTTAATTATAAATACTAAACAACCAATTACTATAACGCAAAAAAAAAAAAAAAATAAAATAGATTTTTCAGAGTTCAAAGATATAAAAATATTTTAA
- a CDS encoding DNA polymerase III subunit psi, which yields MNMLINNNKKAKYAILAELNIVLWRLRYPITVKNKILLKFWINTRLLLISSTRISIYDSFIKDVIHAMQLNSLEVKSITIKQFKNLIFPKNFFCHSWWIDTAVLYKFRGMCINTVSLLRLRKSARLKCALWEQIRYNINSNIDICK from the coding sequence ATGAATATGTTAATTAATAATAATAAAAAAGCGAAATATGCTATTTTAGCAGAGTTAAACATTGTATTATGGAGACTAAGATATCCTATTACTGTAAAAAATAAAATCTTATTGAAATTTTGGATAAATACGCGTTTATTATTAATTTCAAGTACACGTATATCAATATACGATTCTTTTATTAAAGATGTTATACATGCTATGCAATTAAATTCTCTAGAAGTGAAATCGATCACTATTAAACAATTTAAAAATTTAATTTTTCCGAAAAATTTTTTTTGTCATTCTTGGTGGATTGATACTGCAGTGTTATATAAATTTCGCGGAATGTGCATAAACACTGTATCTTTATTAAGACTAAGAAAAAGTGCTCGATTAAAATGTGCTTTATGGGAACAAATTAGGTATAATATTAATTCAAATATCGATATTTGTAAATAA
- the nusA gene encoding transcription termination factor NusA produces MNKDILVVIEAVSNEKAIPKEKIFEALEVALATATKKQYEQDIDARVTIDRKSGEIKTFRRWVVVKKVTQPTREITLEAAQLEQPNIQVYDCVEDKIESISFDRITTQTAKQVIVQKVREAERAVIVENFLNKKGTIVTGIVKKINRDSINIDLGNNAEGIINKEEMLPRENFRIGDRIRGILYQIKPDFKGPQLFLSRSRTEMLVELFRIEVPEIGEELITIKSVARDPGSRSKIAVKTNDKNIDPIGACVGMRGARVQAVSSELGGERVDVVLWDKNPVQFVINAMSPADVASIVVDEDKHTMDISVEENNLAQAIGRNGQNIRLVSQLSGWTLNIMTVEDLEKKRHIEVCAIIKIFTHSLGISEKFAQLLIDSGFSSLEELAYVPIKELLEIKGIDKTSIETIRNKAKIALVSLSEHSDKNNKIENYPTTTSLITGLLRLSNIEYDIACKLVERGISTLEDLAELDVSDLSGIEGLTKERTGELIMEARNICWFKNNDKF; encoded by the coding sequence ATGAATAAAGATATTTTAGTTGTCATAGAAGCAGTATCTAACGAAAAGGCAATACCTAAGGAGAAAATTTTTGAAGCATTAGAAGTTGCTCTAGCGACAGCTACTAAAAAACAATATGAACAGGATATTGATGCGCGTGTTACTATTGATCGTAAGTCAGGAGAAATAAAAACATTTAGAAGATGGGTGGTTGTAAAAAAAGTCACTCAACCTACTAGGGAAATAACATTGGAGGCTGCGCAATTAGAACAGCCTAATATTCAAGTATACGATTGTGTTGAAGATAAGATTGAGTCTATTAGTTTTGATCGTATTACTACTCAAACCGCCAAACAAGTTATTGTTCAAAAAGTACGTGAAGCTGAACGCGCGGTTATTGTAGAAAATTTTTTAAATAAAAAAGGTACTATTGTTACTGGTATTGTAAAAAAAATTAATCGGGATAGTATTAATATAGATTTAGGTAATAATGCAGAGGGAATCATTAATAAAGAAGAAATGCTACCTCGTGAAAATTTCAGGATAGGGGATAGAATACGCGGAATTTTATATCAGATCAAACCAGATTTTAAAGGTCCTCAATTATTTTTAAGTCGTTCTCGTACAGAAATGTTGGTCGAGTTATTTCGAATTGAAGTACCAGAGATTGGAGAGGAATTAATCACAATTAAATCAGTAGCTCGAGATCCAGGTTCGCGATCTAAAATAGCAGTCAAAACAAATGATAAAAATATAGATCCAATAGGAGCTTGCGTTGGGATGAGGGGAGCGCGTGTTCAGGCCGTTTCCAGCGAATTAGGAGGGGAACGTGTGGATGTAGTGTTATGGGATAAAAATCCTGTACAATTTGTAATTAATGCTATGTCTCCAGCTGATGTAGCATCTATTGTTGTAGATGAAGACAAGCATACTATGGATATATCGGTGGAAGAAAATAATCTCGCTCAGGCAATTGGTAGGAATGGTCAAAATATTCGTTTAGTCTCACAATTGAGTGGTTGGACATTAAATATTATGACTGTGGAGGATTTAGAAAAGAAACGACATATTGAAGTATGTGCTATTATTAAAATTTTTACGCATTCCTTAGGAATCAGTGAGAAATTTGCTCAACTTTTAATTGATTCCGGATTTTCTTCTCTTGAGGAGTTGGCGTATGTTCCTATAAAAGAACTTTTAGAAATAAAAGGAATTGATAAGACTTCAATAGAAACTATTAGAAATAAAGCCAAAATTGCTTTAGTAAGTTTATCTGAACACTCAGATAAAAATAATAAAATAGAAAATTATCCAACTACTACTAGTTTGATTACTGGATTATTAAGATTATCGAATATCGAATATGATATAGCTTGCAAGTTAGTAGAACGCGGTATTTCTACTTTAGAAGATTTAGCAGAATTGGATGTTTCAGACCTTTCTGGTATTGAAGGGCTTACTAAAGAAAGAACTGGGGAACTAATAATGGAAGCTCGTAATATATGTTGGTTTAAAAATAACGATAAATTTTAG
- a CDS encoding DEAD/DEAH box helicase, whose amino-acid sequence MSKTEDSFVSLGLNPNIIDVLHDFGYKKPLPIQTQCIPYLLSGHDVLGMAHTGSGKTAAFILPLLHNINIHDIFTQGLIVAPTRELAIQIGKVCINFSKYMKNISSVILYGGQSYNIQLNALRKNPHIIICTPGRLIDHLNRGTVNLSKLKTLIIDEADEMLRMGFLEDMEYIIKNIPIQRQTALFSATLPISVRKISHKFMRNPKEIYITENTKMCSDIRQNYWLVRGIAKHEALMRFLETEDFDAAIVFVKTKNTTLEISKILEQFGYNSAALNGDMDQKIRYQTVNRLICGTLDILIATDIAARGLDINRVSLVINYDIPMNSDSYIHRIGRTGRAGRIGKSLLFVERKEYNLLRNIERKIHLNIPEIKHPSSKDLITCRLNKFSKKIAHQLHISNDLEIYRSLLTHIKPTKDLTIENLAAVLLKMAQGNRPLVFSSNLNSENKTIQITQKIKKYKKHTITSISNKSAKIKLKPKINGHMMDIYHISLGSDDGVKKHHIIKVLSNKYYNIHYNKIGNIQLFPDYAIFELNKGLLNNKNFKRLSRARILNKPINLKFLGT is encoded by the coding sequence ATGTCGAAAACCGAAGATTCTTTTGTGAGTTTAGGATTAAATCCTAATATAATTGATGTACTACATGATTTTGGGTATAAAAAACCATTACCTATACAAACACAATGTATTCCGTATTTATTATCTGGACATGATGTTTTGGGTATGGCTCATACAGGCAGTGGAAAAACTGCAGCATTTATTTTGCCATTGTTACATAACATAAATATTCATGATATTTTTACGCAAGGATTAATTGTTGCTCCTACTAGAGAATTAGCAATACAAATTGGAAAAGTGTGTATTAATTTTTCAAAGTATATGAAAAACATAAGTAGTGTGATTTTATATGGAGGACAAAGTTATAATATTCAGTTAAATGCCTTAAGAAAAAATCCTCATATTATTATATGTACTCCAGGTAGATTAATAGATCATTTAAATCGTGGTACTGTGAATTTATCAAAATTAAAAACATTAATAATAGATGAAGCTGATGAGATGTTACGTATGGGTTTTCTTGAGGATATGGAATATATTATTAAAAATATTCCAATTCAACGTCAAACTGCTTTATTTTCTGCAACTCTACCTATCAGTGTTAGAAAAATAAGTCATAAGTTTATGAGGAATCCCAAAGAAATATATATTACTGAAAATACTAAAATGTGCTCTGACATTAGACAAAATTATTGGTTGGTACGGGGCATTGCTAAACATGAAGCATTAATGAGATTTTTAGAAACAGAAGATTTTGATGCAGCTATTGTATTTGTTAAAACTAAAAATACAACATTAGAAATTTCTAAAATATTAGAGCAATTTGGTTATAATAGTGCTGCTTTAAATGGTGATATGGACCAAAAGATAAGATATCAAACAGTGAATAGATTAATATGTGGTACATTAGATATTCTTATAGCTACAGATATAGCAGCTCGAGGTTTAGATATAAATCGTGTTAGTTTGGTCATAAATTATGATATACCAATGAATTCTGACTCTTATATACACCGTATTGGCAGGACTGGTAGGGCAGGACGTATTGGGAAATCTTTATTATTTGTAGAACGTAAAGAATATAATTTATTACGTAATATCGAACGTAAAATACATTTAAATATTCCTGAAATTAAACATCCTTCTTCTAAAGATTTAATTACTTGTCGTTTAAACAAATTTTCGAAAAAAATAGCACACCAGTTGCATATTAGTAATGATTTAGAAATATATCGATCTTTGCTGACACATATAAAACCTACCAAGGATCTGACTATAGAAAATTTAGCAGCTGTATTATTAAAAATGGCGCAAGGTAATCGTCCATTGGTATTTTCATCTAATTTAAATTCTGAAAATAAAACCATTCAAATAACACAAAAAATTAAAAAATATAAAAAACATACTATCACTAGTATTAGTAATAAATCTGCAAAAATTAAATTAAAACCTAAAATTAATGGACATATGATGGATATTTATCATATATCATTGGGCAGTGATGATGGAGTAAAAAAACATCATATTATTAAGGTGCTTTCCAATAAATATTATAATATTCATTATAATAAAATTGGTAACATTCAATTATTTCCTGATTATGCTATTTTTGAATTAAATAAAGGCTTACTAAATAATAAAAATTTTAAACGATTATCTCGTGCTCGTATTTTAAATAAACCTATAAATTTAAAATTTTTAGGAACTTGA
- the truB gene encoding tRNA pseudouridine(55) synthase TruB: MLLDKIKGVSSGTLLNKIKYFFCARKVGHAGTLDPIATGMFVICFGKATKLAKYLLNFDKKYKVVAKLGISTNTFDSDGKIRRISPVRLHDNELKQCIQSFIGIKKQIPPMFSALKHNGVPLYKYARQGIEITRKPRNVHIYDCRLLKKSNDIIELYIYCSKGTYVRSIINDIGEYLSCGAHVIELRRLSIGYFECSSMVTFKNLENIYYNNAFSDLEVLRKLDTLLVSVDNIKNMCMTINT; encoded by the coding sequence TTGTTATTAGATAAAATTAAGGGTGTATCTTCTGGGACATTACTCAATAAAATAAAGTATTTCTTTTGCGCAAGAAAAGTTGGACATGCTGGCACATTAGATCCTATTGCGACAGGTATGTTTGTTATTTGTTTTGGAAAAGCTACTAAATTAGCTAAATATTTATTAAATTTTGATAAAAAATATAAGGTAGTAGCTAAATTAGGAATAAGTACGAATACTTTTGATTCTGATGGTAAAATAAGAAGAATATCTCCTGTGAGATTACATGATAATGAATTAAAACAATGTATACAATCTTTTATAGGAATTAAAAAACAGATTCCTCCAATGTTTTCAGCTTTGAAACATAACGGTGTACCTCTATATAAATATGCTAGACAAGGAATAGAAATTACCAGAAAGCCCAGAAACGTTCATATATATGATTGTAGATTACTGAAAAAATCAAATGATATTATTGAATTATACATATATTGTTCGAAAGGTACTTATGTGCGTAGTATAATAAATGATATTGGAGAATATTTAAGTTGCGGTGCGCATGTTATAGAATTAAGACGACTATCCATAGGATATTTTGAATGTTCATCTATGGTTACTTTTAAGAATTTAGAAAATATTTATTACAATAATGCTTTTAGTGATTTAGAAGTGTTACGCAAACTAGACACATTATTAGTATCTGTAGATAATATTAAAAATATGTGTATGACTATAAATACTTGA
- the infB gene encoding translation initiation factor IF-2, giving the protein MNFNKNDTYHKLTLQRKTRSTLNVSNASGKNKQIQIEIRKKLTYINDPVQKVTNNSNDSFSSLNTSKKSLNVSAKKILVNENTQKHNDCGSVLEKEEVLKDLDNKYEKKFLTIVNTALSGDSDHKNNHNNKISQNINIEILKKHAVPNQLGISAFLEEKSVYQKPDNERKNRFFTRVRLSKSKVSSNKLIKQHNRKNFNNKQQRVYNNIIPNYYYSNNEESLQISPYNYRTVKYKRKHSTLLQAFNKPVNAVTRNISLGNTISVSELARKMSIKSSNIIKIMMKLGIIATINQILDQDTAQLIAEEMGHNVILTSSNDLEKTIIKDRNVNLNHNVIYKKRAPIVTIMGHVDHGKTSLLDRIRSTKIASSEVGGITQSIGAYHVNTSNGMITFLDTPGHAAFTAMRVRGIQLTDIVVLVVAADDGIMPQTIEAIKHIKCAKVPVVVAINKIDKFGINIDRIKHDLNSHSLVPEEWGGDTQFVNVSATLGTGINELLDAILLQSEMIELKVLHDAMASAVVIESFLDRGRGPVVNVLIKEGTLKCGDSVLCGTKHGRVRAMYNEFGESIITAGPSIPVGILGISGVPESGDILVVVSDDKKAREVALYRQGKLREAKLSHIQQKEPNIKDVFNSIKTTDNIVTELNLIIKSDTQGSSEAICKALRDLSQNNIIVKILTASIGGITETDVSLAVASNAIILGFNVKSDSSIKRLIIKHQLDVRYYSIIYNLINDINHHMINLITPICKRNILGLVRVRNVFSSPKYGNIAGCIVMEGKIQVHKKIHVIRNNKIIYKGELDSLRRFKQDVHEVCSGAECGIGIKNYNSFCVDDKIEVFDILKESNIS; this is encoded by the coding sequence ATGAATTTTAACAAAAATGATACTTATCATAAATTAACTTTACAAAGAAAGACACGTAGCACTTTAAATGTATCTAATGCAAGCGGGAAAAATAAACAGATACAAATAGAGATTAGAAAGAAGCTTACGTATATAAATGATCCTGTCCAAAAAGTTACTAATAACAGTAACGATAGTTTTTCTTCATTAAATACAAGTAAAAAATCCCTTAATGTTTCTGCAAAAAAAATATTAGTAAATGAAAATACTCAAAAACATAATGATTGTGGTTCAGTGCTTGAAAAAGAAGAAGTATTAAAAGATTTAGATAATAAATATGAAAAAAAATTTTTAACAATAGTGAATACAGCACTATCTGGTGATAGTGATCATAAAAATAATCACAATAATAAAATTTCACAAAATATTAATATTGAAATTTTAAAAAAACACGCTGTACCTAATCAGTTAGGTATTTCTGCATTTCTAGAAGAAAAAAGTGTTTATCAAAAACCTGATAATGAACGTAAAAATCGTTTCTTTACTCGTGTACGTTTATCAAAAAGTAAAGTTAGTAGTAATAAATTGATTAAGCAACACAATAGAAAGAATTTTAATAATAAACAACAACGTGTATACAATAATATTATACCTAATTATTACTATAGTAATAATGAAGAATCTTTACAAATATCCCCTTATAATTATAGGACAGTAAAATATAAACGTAAACACAGCACCTTATTACAAGCTTTTAATAAGCCTGTTAATGCTGTAACGCGCAATATTTCTTTGGGAAATACGATTAGTGTATCAGAATTAGCAAGAAAAATGTCAATAAAAAGTTCGAACATTATTAAAATAATGATGAAATTAGGTATTATTGCTACTATTAATCAAATATTGGATCAAGACACTGCACAATTAATAGCAGAAGAAATGGGACATAATGTAATTTTAACTTCTTCAAATGATTTAGAAAAGACGATTATAAAAGATCGTAATGTTAATTTAAACCATAATGTTATATATAAAAAACGTGCTCCGATAGTAACTATTATGGGGCATGTTGATCACGGAAAAACATCTTTATTAGATCGTATTCGTTCTACTAAAATAGCGTCTTCTGAAGTTGGTGGTATTACTCAAAGTATTGGAGCGTATCATGTAAATACTAGCAATGGTATGATTACTTTTTTAGATACTCCAGGACATGCGGCATTTACTGCTATGCGTGTTCGTGGAATACAATTAACTGATATTGTAGTGCTAGTGGTAGCTGCAGATGATGGTATTATGCCGCAAACTATTGAAGCAATAAAACATATAAAATGTGCTAAAGTACCTGTAGTAGTAGCAATAAATAAAATTGATAAGTTTGGTATAAATATTGATCGTATAAAGCATGATCTTAATAGTCATAGTTTGGTACCAGAAGAATGGGGTGGTGATACGCAATTTGTAAATGTTTCTGCTACTTTAGGAACAGGTATTAATGAATTGTTGGATGCAATTTTGTTACAATCAGAAATGATAGAACTAAAAGTATTACATGATGCAATGGCAAGTGCTGTAGTAATAGAATCTTTTTTAGATAGAGGTCGAGGACCAGTAGTGAATGTTTTAATAAAAGAAGGTACATTAAAATGTGGTGATTCAGTATTATGTGGCACTAAACATGGACGTGTACGTGCTATGTATAATGAATTTGGAGAGAGTATTATAACAGCTGGTCCATCTATTCCAGTAGGAATTTTAGGTATATCAGGGGTTCCTGAATCTGGAGATATTTTAGTTGTCGTCAGCGACGATAAAAAAGCACGAGAAGTAGCTTTATATCGTCAAGGAAAACTACGTGAAGCAAAATTATCTCATATACAACAAAAAGAGCCTAATATAAAAGATGTTTTTAATAGTATTAAAACCACTGATAATATAGTGACGGAATTAAATTTAATTATAAAATCTGATACTCAAGGTTCATCTGAAGCAATTTGTAAAGCATTGCGAGATTTATCTCAAAACAATATAATAGTTAAAATTTTAACTGCTTCTATTGGTGGTATAACTGAAACTGATGTATCCTTAGCTGTTGCTTCTAATGCGATAATTTTAGGATTTAACGTTAAATCAGATTCTTCTATAAAACGATTAATAATAAAGCATCAATTAGATGTACGATATTATTCAATAATTTATAATTTAATTAATGATATTAATCATCATATGATTAATTTAATAACTCCAATATGTAAGCGTAACATTTTGGGATTAGTAAGAGTGCGCAATGTTTTTAGTTCACCAAAATATGGAAACATTGCTGGATGCATAGTGATGGAAGGAAAAATACAAGTACATAAAAAAATTCATGTAATACGAAATAATAAAATTATTTATAAAGGGGAGTTAGATTCGTTACGTAGATTTAAACAGGATGTTCATGAAGTGTGTTCTGGAGCAGAATGTGGTATTGGTATAAAAAATTATAATAGTTTTTGTGTAGATGATAAAATAGAGGTTTTTGATATTCTAAAAGAATCAAATATATCTTAA
- the pnp gene encoding polyribonucleotide nucleotidyltransferase, whose product MLNPIIHKFQYGSHTVILDIGTVARQANAAVMVSMGDTTVLVTAVSTNNSHLEQDFFPLVVNYQERTYAAGKFPGGFFRREGRPSEHETLTSRLIDRPIRPLFPKGFMHNVQIVATVISVNPQVNPDIVAIIGTSAALSLSDIPFLGPIGAARIGYIKNKYILNPTMAELSNSKLDLVISGTESNILMVESASCLLNETEILDAISFGHEQQQIVIKNINKLVKLVGKPKFFWKEKEINMPLLNHVTSLYDSRKQDILKCFDSRERKNQIEVVKKDIIKIIFEKYDDSSIFDEKEIIFYLNQLITQSMRNHIVTANLRIDGRTFDEIRKINIKTNILPRTHGSALFTRGDTQALVTVTLGTERDAQNVDGITGAYTDRFLLHYNFLPYCVGEIGIIGAPKRREIGHGRLAKRGMLAVMPNSNEFPYTIRIVSEITESNGSSSMASICGASLALMDAGVPIKSAIAGVAMGLIKNNNNFIILSDIISDEDYIGDMDFKISGNRKGITALQMDIKIDGITCNIIKYALQKAKKSISNILDIMDQVIKHPNREISKFAPRIYNIKISPDKIKDIIGKGGSVIRSITDETNTIIDIEDTGVIKIVALDFEKAKKAIQRINDIVAHIKIGAIYTGTVTHIVDFGAFVTFLSGKEGLVHVSQISEKKINKVSDYLKLGQEVLVKVMEVDRQGRIRLSMKGI is encoded by the coding sequence TTGTTGAATCCAATTATTCATAAGTTTCAATACGGATCACATACTGTAATTTTAGATATAGGAACGGTAGCGCGTCAAGCTAATGCTGCAGTTATGGTAAGCATGGGTGATACTACAGTTCTCGTAACTGCAGTGAGTACTAATAACTCGCATTTAGAACAAGATTTCTTTCCACTTGTAGTAAATTATCAAGAGCGTACGTATGCTGCTGGAAAGTTTCCTGGAGGATTTTTTCGTCGAGAGGGACGTCCTAGTGAACATGAAACGTTAACTTCTCGTTTAATTGACCGTCCTATTAGACCTTTATTTCCCAAAGGTTTTATGCATAATGTACAAATTGTTGCTACAGTAATATCAGTTAACCCACAAGTAAATCCTGATATTGTTGCTATTATAGGAACATCTGCTGCATTAAGCTTATCAGATATACCATTTTTAGGGCCAATTGGTGCTGCTAGAATTGGTTATATTAAAAATAAATATATATTGAATCCCACCATGGCAGAATTATCTAATAGTAAATTAGATTTAGTTATCTCAGGTACTGAGTCTAATATTTTAATGGTAGAATCAGCGTCATGTTTGTTAAATGAAACTGAAATACTGGATGCAATCAGTTTTGGACATGAACAACAACAAATTGTAATTAAAAATATTAATAAATTAGTTAAATTAGTTGGAAAACCTAAATTTTTCTGGAAAGAAAAAGAAATAAACATGCCTTTGTTAAATCATGTTACTTCATTATATGATTCGCGTAAACAGGATATACTGAAGTGTTTTGATAGTCGTGAACGCAAAAATCAAATTGAAGTTGTAAAAAAAGATATAATAAAAATTATTTTTGAAAAATATGATGATTCATCTATTTTTGATGAAAAGGAGATAATATTTTATTTAAATCAATTAATAACACAGTCGATGCGCAATCATATTGTTACAGCTAATTTACGTATTGATGGACGTACATTTGATGAAATTAGAAAAATTAATATAAAAACTAATATATTACCGAGAACACATGGCTCAGCTCTATTCACTAGGGGCGATACACAAGCATTAGTGACTGTAACTCTTGGAACTGAACGTGATGCACAAAATGTTGACGGAATTACTGGAGCATATACTGATAGATTTTTGTTACATTATAATTTTTTACCATATTGTGTTGGAGAAATTGGTATTATAGGAGCACCAAAAAGAAGAGAGATAGGACATGGTCGATTAGCAAAACGTGGTATGTTAGCAGTTATGCCAAATTCTAACGAATTTCCTTATACAATAAGGATTGTATCAGAAATTACGGAATCTAATGGATCATCATCCATGGCTTCTATTTGTGGCGCTTCTTTAGCGTTGATGGATGCTGGAGTACCTATTAAATCAGCAATAGCTGGAGTAGCTATGGGTTTAATTAAAAATAATAATAATTTTATAATATTATCTGACATTATTAGTGATGAAGATTATATTGGAGATATGGATTTTAAAATTTCTGGTAATCGAAAAGGTATTACAGCATTACAAATGGATATTAAAATAGACGGTATTACTTGCAATATTATTAAATATGCTTTGCAAAAAGCAAAAAAATCTATATCTAACATACTGGATATTATGGACCAAGTAATTAAACATCCTAATAGAGAAATTTCTAAGTTTGCGCCAAGAATATATAATATAAAAATTAGTCCAGATAAAATTAAAGATATTATAGGAAAGGGAGGATCAGTTATTCGATCTATTACTGATGAAACTAATACTATTATTGATATTGAAGATACTGGCGTTATTAAGATAGTAGCTCTAGATTTTGAAAAAGCAAAAAAAGCTATTCAAAGAATTAATGATATTGTAGCTCATATTAAAATTGGAGCGATTTATACTGGAACAGTAACTCATATAGTTGATTTTGGAGCATTTGTTACTTTTTTATCTGGAAAGGAGGGGTTAGTACATGTTTCTCAAATTTCTGAAAAGAAAATTAACAAAGTTTCAGATTATTTAAAATTAGGACAGGAGGTATTAGTGAAAGTAATGGAAGTAGATCGTCAAGGACGTATTCGTTTAAGTATGAAAGGTATATAA